The following proteins are encoded in a genomic region of Ananas comosus cultivar F153 linkage group 25, ASM154086v1, whole genome shotgun sequence:
- the LOC109729051 gene encoding ras GTPase-activating protein-binding protein 1: MAAYFPSQVSAVQVGTFFVGQYYNILQQQPSLVHQFYNEASTMMRIDGGASEAATGMMQIHSLIMSLNFTRIEIKTANFLNSWGDGVLVMVSGLVQAREYNARRNFVQTFFLAPQEKGYFILNDMFHFLDEEQIHQPAIAAHDKFENNLTTSAKVPEGENIAAVPEYMHEGESHSQEYMVPAQVEENGTIPEEDFPEPQQVSHSDNLVEEPPAEEPAASFPITTSFSNTSAAARDPSPVRTEEPSAEPLKQTYASILRAAKGQSGAAAAPLSKPSPVPFEWHQAPQSIPQQSTPILSVVPEKSGSEAVEEVNTLEDEVESKSVYVGNVPPSVTESDLENEFKKFGRIRPDGVAIRSRKDSGGYYAFVEFDDIIGVPNALKASPIEINGFQIYVEERRPNNGIFRGGRRGRGRGGYQSEAPRGRFGGRSFARAVPDYNSRPRGNGFHPRAPRQDRGILGSQGGRDGQLNSLASP; the protein is encoded by the exons ATGGCGGCGTACTTCCCGAGCCAAGTTAGTGCCGTTCAG GTTGGAACCTTCTTCGTGGGGCAGTACTACAATATCCTTCAGCAGCAACCATCTCTCGTGCATCAGTTTTACAATGAGGCGAGTACTATGATGCGCATTGATGGCGGTGCCTCGGAGGCCGCCACAGGGATGATG CAAATCCATTCTCTTATCATGTCCCTGAATTTTACAAGAATTGAGATCAAAACTGCAAATTTTCTGAACTCCTGGGGTGATGGCGTCCTAGTGATGGTTTCTGGTCTTGTACAAGCTAGGGAGTACAATGCTAGAAGGAATTTTGTCCAGACTTTTTTCCTTGCTCCGCAGGAGAAAGGATATTTTATACTGAATGACATGTTCCACTTCCTTGACGAGGAGCAAATACACCAGCCAGCGATAGCAGCCCATGACAAGTTTGAGAACAATTTAACTACATCGGCTAAAGTTCCTGAAGGAG AAAACATTGCGGCAGTTCCTGAATATATGCATGAAGGAGAAAGTCACAGCCAAGAATACATGGTTCCGGCCCAGGTAGAAGAAAATGGCACAATTCCTGAGGAGGACTTTCCTGAGCCACAGCAAGTTTCCCATTCTGACAACTTGGTAGAGGAGCCACCTGCTGAAGAGCCTGCTGCTTCCTTTCCCATTACAACTTCCTTTTCCAATACATCAGCCGCAGCACGGGACCCATCTCCTGTTCGCACAGAGGAACCTTCAGCAGAACCACTAAAGCAAACCTATGCTTCCATT CTACGAGCCGCAAAAGGGCAATCTGGTGCTGCTGCAGCTCCACTAAGCAAACCTTCTCCGGTTCCTTTTGAGTGGCATCAGGCACCTCAGTCAATTCCACAGCAGTCAACTCCCATATTATCGGTGGTACCTGAGAAGTCCGGCAGTGAGGCAGTGGAGGAAGTTAATACACTTGAAGATGAAG TTGAAAGCAAATCTGTTTACGTGGGAAATGTTCCCCCATCTGTCACGGAGTCCGACCTTGAAAACGAGTTTAAGAAATTTGGTAGAATCAGACCTGACGGTGTTGCTATCAGAAGCCGCAAG GATTCCGGTGGCTACTATGCCTTTGTGGAATTTGATGATATCATTGGTGTTCCGAATGCACTAAAG GCATCACCAATAGAAATAAATGGGTTCCAGATATATGTTGAGGAGCGGAGACCTAACAATGGCATTTTCCGAGGTGGAA GACGAGGTAGAGGAAGGGGTGGATATCAGTCAGAAGCTCCAAGAGGTCGTTTTGGCGGACGGAGTTTTGCCCGGGCGGTGCCAGACTACAACAGCCGGCCGAGGGGAAACGGGTTCCACCCGCGAGCTCCACGGCAGGATAGGGGTATTTTAGGAAGTCAGGGCGGGAGAGATGGGCAGCTAAACTCATTAGCCTCGCCGTAA